The Candidatus Binataceae bacterium DNA window TGCGCGACGACCTCGGTCCGATTGCGCTTGCCGCTGCCGTCCTTGGCTTCCCACTGACGCGTGGTCAACCGCCCCTCGATGTAAACCTGTCGTCCCTTCTTGAGATACTGGCTGCACAACTCGGCCTGCTTGCCGTAAACGACGACGTTGTGCCACTCGGTTGATTCCTTGTTGGTGCCGTCGCGGCCTTTGAAGCGTTCGCTGGTCGCCACCGAAAAATTGGCCACCGGCTGACCCGAGGGCAGATATCGCACCTCGGGGTCGCGGCCGAGATTGCCGAGCAGAATGACTTTGTTTACTGACATCGTGGTCCAGGCGAGGCACTCGAGCGATTGAGCCCGAAGCCGCGCGTCCTTTGACGGAATGCCGCCATTTCTATGCTCGAAAGCTAACCCCCGAGCGCATCGTGTGCAACCGCCCGGGCCGCGGCCAATCCACCGGCTGTTGATACGATCGGCAAAGCCCAGCAGGGCTTCCGCTTTGCGTCGCGGCTGCTCCCGAAGCCGCTTTCGCCACGGACGGTGGCTTTATATAATCGACGGCGGTTGCTGGGTTGAGGTGGGGCTCAGGTATGACATCCCACGGATTGACATCCTCGTCCGTCAGAATCGTGCCGCTGGGCGGGCTCGGCGAAATCGGGCTTAACCTGACGGTGATCGAGTGCGCCGGGCGAGCAATCATAATCGACGCCGGGGTGATGTTCCCGGAAGAGCGAGCGCTCGGACTCGGCGTGCTGGCGCCGGATCTCGCCTACCTCGAACAGAGCCATCTCGAAATTCTCGGCGTCGTTCTGACTCACGCGCACGAGGACCACGTCGGCGCGCTGCCCCATCTGCTGCGCCGCTTCAAGATGCGCGTTTACGGGACCGAAGTAACGCTGGCCTTCGCCCGCCGCCGCCTCGATCAGGACGGTCTTGTCGGCGCGCGCATGAATACCATCGCGCCGCGCCGCCGCTTCGAGCTCGGCCCGTTCGGCGTCGAGCCGATTCGCGTCACCCATTCCACGCCCGATTCGGTGGCGCTCGCGATTGCGACTCCGGCCGGCCTCATCGTGCACAGCGGCGATTTCAAGATCGATCCGGCGCCGATCGACGGCGAACTATTCGACCGCGAACGGTTTGCCGAACTGGGTGTCGAGGGTGTGGCGCTCCTGATGTCAGATTCGACCAACGTCGAGCGCACCGGGCGCTCGGGCGCTGAAAGCTCGATAAAGCCGGTGCTGCGCGATCTCGCCTCGCGTAGCCGCGGCAAGTTCTTTCTTTCGGTCTTTTCGTCCCATCTGCATCGTATCCGCCAGTTGACCGAGGTCTCGCGCGAGATGGGGCGGCGCGTGGTTCCGCTGGGGCGCAGAATGGCCGAAAGCGTGCGGCTCGGCCTGGAACTGGGCCAATTGCCGTTCGGGCCCGGAACGTATATCGACCCGGCCGAGGCGGAATTCCTGGAAGCGCGCAAGTTGACTTTTCTCGCAAGCGGCAGCCAGGGCGAGCCGCTCTCCGCGCTGGTGCGGATCGCCGCCGACGCCCATCCGCGCGTGCGGGTCGAGCCGGGCGACACCGTGGTGCTCTCTTCGCGTTTCATTCCCGGCAACGAGCGCACGATCAACACGCTGGTCAACCGGCTGTACAAGCGCGGAGCCGAGGTCTTCTACGAATCGGTCGCGCCGGTGCATGTCTCCGGCCATGCCAGTCAGGACGAATTGTCGGAGTTGATCGCGCTGACCAAGCCGAAATTCTTTATGCCGATTCACGGCGAGTATCGTCATCTGCGCCGCCACGTCGCGCTCGCGGCCGCCGCCGGCATCCCCGAGGCCAACTGCTTCCTACTCGAGGACGGCGAACCGCTGACGCTCGCCGCAGGCCCGACGGCCGCTCGTGCGCGCGCGGTTGAGGCCGGACGCGTCCTGATCGAGGACGGTGAATTCGGCGACCCGGCGCTCCTCAGCGAACGGCGCACGCTCGGACGCGACGGCACCGTGTTCGCGGTGGTAGCGGTATCGTCTAAGACCGGCGAGATCGTGGCGGGTCCGGAGATTGTATCGCGCGGGCTCTTGATTGGCGACGGAACCTCGGCGCATATGCGGCGCGCGCGCTCGCAACTGGCCGAACGGCTGAACCGCGTCGAGGGGCCGTTCACCGTCGAGGGTGCGATGCTTCGCACGGAGATCGTGCACACCCTGCGCAACTACTTTAGCCACGCGCTCGGCAAACGCCCGCTGATCGTACCGCATATCATGGAGGTCTGAGCGCCATCGCGCGTCAGCCCAAAGCTCCGATCGAACTCGAACCAGCCGCCGCGGCGGTCGAGGCTGTGCCCGCGCCGTCCCCTCAAAGCCGCGTCGCGCGCGAACTCGCGGCGCTCGCGCTGCTGGCGCTGGCCGTCTTCGGCGTGCTGAGCCTGGTCTCGGCTGCGGCCGGCCGGAACCCCAATTTGTGCGGGATCCTGGGCGGCGCAGCCGCCGCAGCGGCGAGCGGCGCGCTTGGCCTTCAGGCCTATGTGCTGGCCTTGCTCGTGGCCGTGCTTGCAATTCGCGTTTGGAGCGGTGCATCCGCGCGCACCCTGATGCGCGAGAGTCTCGGCGGCGCGGTTTTGCTGGTCGCGCTCGGCGCCGGCGCGGGACTGTTCGCCGGCGGGGGCGCGCAATCGGCCGCGGGAGAAGCGGGCGGCGCGATCGGTGGCGCGCTCGCGTCCGCGCTCGGCAGTTATCTCAACCTGGGCGGCGGTTATATCTGCGTGATGCTCGCCGTGATTGCGGCGCTGGTGATGATGCTGCGGCGCTCGCCGACCGAACTTATGGCGGGTCTCGCGTCCAGTGTGCGCGTGCGGCGGCGCGAGCCGCGAAACCTCGCGCTCGATGACGGCGACGGCGATTGGTCCTCCGGCGACGCCGATTTTCCGATCGGTTCCACCAAAGGCGAAGCGGATCGCGCGCAGGCAGGCGGGCCACCGAGCGCCGACGCTCGTCCGCTCAAGGTCCGCCGCCTGGAGACCGTCGAGCTTCGCGGGCGCGATGCCAGGCCGATGCGGGCCGGTCGCAAGGGCGGTTACGAATTGCCGGCGCTCTCGTTGCTCGATATGCCGCCCGCCGAGCATGCGCAGGTCGATGAGAGTGCGCTCGAGCGCAGCGCCCGCGTGCTGGAGCAGAAGCTCGCCGATTTCGGCGTCGAGGGGCGCGTGGTCGAGGTCCAGCCGGGCCCGGTGGTCACGATGTACAAGTTCGAGCCGGGCTCCGGAATCAAGGTCAGCCAGATCGTAAACCTGGCCGACGATCTGTCGATGGCGTTGCGGGCGGCTACGGTGCGAATCCAGGCGCCGGTGCCGGGCGAAGCCGTGGTCGGAATCGAAGTGCCCAACCGCAAGCGCGAGAAGGTTTACTTGCGCGAGATCATGGAGGCCGAGGAGTTCGCTGCGGCGCGCAGCCAGCTCACGATCGCGCTCGGCAAGGACATCTCGGGGCGGCCGATGGCGGCCGACCTTGCGACGATGCCTCATCTGCTGATCGCGGGCGCGACCGGCACCGGCAAGTCGGTGTCGATCCACACGATGATCGCGTCGATCCTCTTTAACGCGACCGCCGACGACGTGCGCTTCATCCTGATCGATCCCAAGATGCTCGAACTGTCGGTTTACGAGAACATCCCGCACCTGCTGGTCCCGGTCGTGGTCGATCCGGAAAAGGCGGCGGCGGCGCTGTTGTGGGCGACGCAGGAGATGGAGACGCGCTACCGGATGATGCGCGAGATGGGCGTGCGCAATATCGACGGCTACAACCGCGCGCTCGGCGCGGCCGGCAAAGTGGTCGAGCTGAAACCGGTAAACCAGGTCGAGGAAGGTGCAGGCCGCGCGCGCAGCAGCGAGGACGGCGAGCCGATCAAGCATCGCCGCCTCCCCAAGATCGTCATCGTCATCGACGAGCTGGCCGACCTGCTGCTGAGCGAGGGCAAGACCGTCGAACGCGATATCACCCGCCTTGCGCAAAAGGCGCGCGCCTCCGGTATCCATCTGATCCTCGCCACCCAGCGCCCATCGGTCGACGTCCTGACGGGCCTAATCAAGGCCAACCTGCCCGCGCGAATTTCGCTGCAGGTGACCTCGCGCGTCGACTCGCGCACCATCCTCGACTCGATCGGCGCCGAGCGCCTGCTCGGCGCGGGCGACATGCTCTTCATGCCGCCGGGCAGCGCAAAGCTCCGCAGGCTGCACGGTCCGTTCGTGTCCGAGACCGAGATTCGACGGGTCGTCGATTTTCTCCGTGCGCAGGGCGCCCCGGACTACCAGATGGAAATCCTCGAGACCAAGGTGGCTTCGGAGGACGGTCTCGAAGGCGGCGGCTTCGAAGCCGACGACCTCTACGACGAGGCGGTGCGAATCGTGCTCGAGACCAACCAGGCCTCGGTTTCGATGATCCAGCGGCGCCTGCGGATCGGCTACAATCGGGCGGCGCGAATGGTCGAGCAGATGGAACGCGAGGGGCTCGTGACGCCGGGCGACGGGATGCGCCCGCGCGAAGTCCGCTCGCGCAACGTGAATTAAGAGTCCCCTTTTCGCAGGAATTCTACTGGCTCCGAACAAATTTCGGCGGCGGGGCTTTGTCCTATAAACTTTGATCCGGATGCTTACGATGGCGATGGTTGAAAACTCGTGCGGGGGGGTGCGCCGTGCGATATTTGCGGCGGCTGCGAGCCTGATCGTTGCGTTGCTCGGCCCCGTGACGATGGCCGAGGCCCGCTGCACGACCATTGCGGCGAGCGCTTCCGTCGACTCGTCACCGAGCCTCGACACCGCGCTCACGCGCCTGCAGCAGCGTTACGATTGTTCGCGCTCGCTGCAGGCCGATTTTGACGAGACGCTGAGCAGCCCGGGCGGGATGAAGCGGACGCGCAAGGGGACGGTCTATTTCAGGAAAGTCGGGCTGATGCGATGGGCGTTTGCCGCGCCGTCCGAAGGCACCGTCGTGAGCGACGGCGCGACAATCTATGACTACGAAAAGGACCTCAACCAGGTCGTTGAATTGCCGGTGAACAAGGCGCTCAAGAGCAGCGCCACCGCTTTTTTGCTCGGGCTCGGCAATATCCGGCGTGATTTCAAAGTGTCGATGCCGCCGGCTTCATCCAGCGACGGCCTGGTTCACTTGGTCCTCGTTCCCAAAAGCGGCGGCGACAGGATGGAACTCGGGCTCGACCCGAAAAGTTACAATATAGTTAAATTGAGGCTGACCAATCAGGTAGGTGGCGTTACCGAACTTAAGTTTAGCGATATTCGGACAAACTTGGCTTTGGATGACTCATTGTTCGTTTTCACTGTGCCCGAAGGCGCTGACGTCGTTCGTCCCCAAAAGAACTGAAATCCCGATGCCATTCGGCATCCCCGATTGCGCGCGCGCAAGGGGGAGAGTAAGCATATAGACCCTGTTTTTTATCCAGTTATGGAAAGCGTTCACCTGATCAGCCTGGGATGTCCCAAAAACACAGCCGATAGCGAGCTGATGCTGGGCGCGCTGGTGCGTGCCGGGTTCGACGTCACGATGGATCCCGAGCAGGCGCAGGTGCTGCTGGTCAACACCTGCGCTTTTATCGAACCGGCCAAGAAGGAATCGATCGACGCGATCCTCGCCGCCGCCGAGGTCAAGAAGAATGGGTCGGGCAAGCGGCTGGTGGTTGCCGGATGCCTCTCGCAGCGCTACGGGAACGAGCTTCGCGAGCAGTTTCCCGAGGTCGATATCTTCGTCGGCACTGGTAATTTCCTCGATCTACCCGAACTGCTGCGCCGGGGCGAGCGCCCTGAGCTGCGGCCGATTCCCTATGCCGGCGCGGCTCATCTGCTGCCCTCGGCCGCTGCGCCGCGCGTCAGCACCGGCGAGCCCTTCAGCGCCTATCTGAAGGTTTCCGAGGGCTGCGATCATCGATGCGCCTTCTGCATCATCCCGAAGATCCGCGGCCGGCATGAGAGTCGTCCGCTGGACGACCTGGTGGAAGAGGCGAAGCGGCTTGCGGATAGCGGAGTGCGCGAGATCAACCTGATCGCGCAGGATCTGACCGCATACGGCCGCGACCTTAATCCGCGCGCGTCGCTCGCGCAGTTGCTGCGCCGCCTCGCGCCGATCGACGGTATCCGATGGATTCGACTGCTTTACTGCTATCCGAATTTCGTCACCGATGAGCTGCTCACGGCCATCGCGGACATTGACAAGGTGGTTAAGTATATAGACATGCCGCTGCAGCATGCGGACGGCGCGATACTGCGGGCGATGAAGCGGGAACGTTCCGCCGATGCGTTGCGGGCGCTTCTGGAGCGGGTGCGCGAGACCGTTTCCGGGGTCGCGCTCCGCACTTCGTTCATCGTTGGTTTTCCGGGTGAGACCGAGGCGGCATTTGCGAACCTCGTGGATTTCGTGCGCGAGCAGCGTTTCGATCGGGTTGGAGTTTTCACGTACTCGCGCGAGGAAAATACCGCCGCCTACGAGTTTGCCGACCAGGTTCCCGAACGGGTCAAACGGCGCCGGCGGGCAGAGCTGATGGAGGCGGCGGCGGAGATTTCTCTGGCGAAAAACCGCAGTCTGGTCGGTAACGAAATTGAAGTCATGGTCGAAGGGACGGCCCCGGGGAGCGCGGTGCGGTTGCGCGCGCGGACCGCGGCCCAGGCGCCTGAAATCGACGGTATGGTCCTGCTCAGCGGCGAAGCCGAGCCGGGCGAGATCGTCCGCGCGCGGATCGAACGCGCGACCACCTACGACCTTCACGGACGAATCACAGGCGCGCCGGCGCAACGATAAAGGGGCGGCGAAAAATGCCGAAAAAAGCAGCAGCCACGAGCAGAAAGAAGTTTCTGGCCAAGATGCGCGAGCAGCTTAGCGAGATGAAGGCCAAGCTGCTTAGCGAACTCGATTCCGACTTGCGCGCCGAGCGCGAAGGCAACAAGGACGAGGGCATGGATACTTACGACCTCGCCTCCGAGGAGCGCGACCGCGAAATAAATTTCATCCTTTCCGACCGCGAACGGGTGAAAATCAAGCAGATCGATGACGCGCTCGGGCGGCTCGACGATAGCACCTACGGTGTCTGCGAGTCGTGCGGACTCGAGATCGCCGAGGAGCGTCTGCTGGCGCTGCCGTTCACGCGCCTTTGCCGCGACTGTCAGCAGGAACAGGAAAAAGAGGCCAAGTCGCAGCGCCGCTTCGACGACGAGCGCAACACCTATCGCAAGCTGGGCTCGACCGACGCCGACGAAGAGACTCCGTAGCCTGCGGTCGCGTGGAGGACTCTCGGAGACGCAAAATTATCAGGTTTCGCGCACACCCGTTGGCGCGAGTAAGCCCGCCTGTTGCAGCCGACGTGGGCCAAGACGCGCATCGGTGAACAGGATGCTGGCGGGCGTCTTTACCGGATCACCGCCGGCGGGCATTCTATTTATCTGAGGGGGCAGAGCGGCGGCTTTCTTGCGGGAGCTGGGCTACGGTCGCGCGGTCGGGGGAATGTGCTTGCCGGGTGACGCGTGGGGCGCGTCTGACTGGTTATCAATTCGGAATGGTGTCATTAACGACAAGAATTTTCTGCGAGACGCACTTGGCCTCCGCGTCTCTCGGCACTGGCCTGGAGAACGGTGCGGCGCCAATCCTGAAGCCGGCCGAAGTGCGTGCCGTCGTGGCTGTGGCCAGCGCGAGAGGAGGTGTTGGCAAGAGCGGAGTCTCGGTCAACATCGCCGCCGCCCTGGCGATGGCCGGGCGCAAGGTCGCCCTTATTGACGCCGACCTCAACTCGCCGAATCTGCTCGCGATGCTTGGCCTGAAGCCGCTTCGGCGCTTCGCCCCCGGCGAAGCGATCGATCCCGCTGCGGGTCCGCTGGGTATCCGGGTCGTCGCTTCGAGCCAACTCGCCGACGGGGAACCCGTGGCCTTCAGCTTTGTCGAGGGCGAGGAAGGACCGGCGCCGGCTGCAGTGCAAAACGGCGCCGGCTCCCTCGAGATCGACAGCCGCGGCGCGTTGCGCCGCCTAATCGAAGCGCGCTTCGGGCCGCTCGACCTGATGCTCATCGATCTCGCCTCGGGTCTGGCGCCGCTGCACTCTTTGGCCGAGGTGGTCGAGCTTAGCGGCGTGCTGATGGTTACGCGTCCGTCCGAGGCCTGCCTGCGCGCGACCCACGACGCGCTCAAGACGCTGCTGCGGGACAAAATCCCGGTGCTCGGGCTGGTCGAGAACATGCTCGGCTTCAACTGCGACAGTTGCCACACCGTGCGTCCGCTTTTTCCGCAAGGCAACTCCGCCGGGTTGGCGCAGGCGGTTGGCACGCCGATCCTCGGACGGCTGCCGTTCGATCCGCGGCTTGCGGATTGCGCCGAGCGCGGCGTGTTGTTCCTGCGCGAGCATCCCGACGCGCCGCTGACCAAACAATTTGCGACGATGGCCACCAACCTGGAGCAGGCAATCGCGCGCCGCGCGGCGGCGAAGGCAGAGCCGCAGCCGCTTGCGACCGAAGACCCCGCCTGAGTGCGCTGCCGCCCTGTCCGATTTTTTCAAAGCGCTGTTTTCGCCAATCCCCGCGATTTTGAACCCATGACATCCGAGCTTTGGAGCTTTTGCAGCGAAGCGCGTTCATGTTAGTGCGATGGAATGTCTGATCCGGAACACACCCACATGACCGGGATGTCGAAGCCGGCGGGCGTCCGCTTCAGGGCCAGGGGCAGGTTGGCCGTCCATACGATTTGGGACCACATCACTCGCCCGATCGCAAAAGCTATTGACGACGTCCCCTGGTGCGCGGAGGCAATATCGCCGGAGTGGCTCACGGCCGTGCTATGCGGCGGCGTCGAAGGCGCACGCGTGGTCTCGGTCGAAGTATGCGGAGGCGACCAGGGCTCGAGCGTCCGCAGGCGGCTTAAGGCGGAATACAACGACGCTGGAAAGGCTGCGCGCTTGCCCGAGAATCTGTTCTGCAAGACGACTCCAACCGTCTTGACCAGGCTTGCGACCGGCCTGTCTGCAGCCGGCGAGGGTCGCTTCTACCGCCAAATCCGTCCCGAGCTGAATATCGAGGCGCCGCGATGCTATCACTCGGCGTGGGACCGCAGCTCAGGACGTTCGGTGCATCTGTTCGACGATCTGATTGCGAACAAGGCGGCCCAGTTCTGCAAGTGGCACACGCCGATCTCCCGCCAGCAGGCGGAGCAGATCATGGATACGCTTGCCACCGTGCACGGCCGCTACTACGACAGCGCGCGCTTCGGCTCCGACCTGAAATGGCTTCTGACCTACGAGGACTTCTTTCACGCGGGCGAAAGGGTAGGGCTCGCCGACTGTCACGAACAGGCGATGATCAAGGCTGAAGCCGTCATCCCCCCGGACCTAAGCCGCCGTCGCGCCGAGATTTGGCCTTTGGCGACGAGAGCGCTGGAGCTCCACGCGAAAGCGCCGCGCACGTTGATTCATTCCGACGTGCATCTCGGAAACTGGTACGTCACGGGAGAAGGCCGGATGGGGTTATGCGATTGGCAATGCCTCGGCAAAGGGCACTGGTCGCGCGACGTTTCCTATGCTCTGTCCACGACGATCGCAATCGCGGATCGGCGCGCATGGGAGCGCGATCTGCTCGCGCGCTATCTCGAGCGGATGCGGGAGGGATGCGGTCTTCGCGTCACCTTCGAGGAGGCCTGGGACTTCTACCGCCAGCAGATTGTTCTTGCCCTGATGATGTGGACGCCGACGCTGGTTCATACGCGCACGACACCCGACATGCAGCCGGAAGAGATGTCGCTCGAAATGATCAAACGGATGACCGCCGCCATGTCCGACCTCGAAAGTCTCGACAGCTTCGTCTGACCGGCAAAACTGCGGATCGGCACTAAAGAGCACGACATGGGGCGGGCGCGAACAGGGAAACATGATGGACACCGAGCTGGTAGAGGAAATCTCGCAGGAAATCTCGCTCGACAATTGGGGCAGGCAGCTGATGGAGAATATCCTGCTGACGGCGGCCGAGGCGGTCGGCGAACGCAAGGAGAGAGCCGACTCGGTCGCGGTGACGCTGACCTTCCGCTTGACGCCGATCGTTTCGAAAGATCAGCTCGAGGTCAGGGTCGCATTCAAACGTGATCCTACGCTGGTGACTTACATCCCGCGGCAAATTTGATTCGGTCTGATTCCCTTCGCCGCGGCAACGTTAGTGTGATGTCCCGCAAATAACTTGCATATCCGGAAAACGTCAAGGGTGTAATTCCGAGGGAGTCAGCGACCGCGGAATCCCTGGTCTTTATTCGTTTTTTCGTGGAAGCCGGGATTCCTCGCTGCGCTCGGAATGACAGCCTCGAGATCTTGGGGATTAAACTTATTTCCAGGACACCATACCAGACTAGAGGGGTTCGGTTCACTCGCCGGAGCCGACCAACTCGACCTTGCCGCTTTCCAGGTTGTAGCGGGCGCCGACGATCTTCAGGCTGCCGTCGGCGACGCGCTGCTTGAACTCCGGCGCGCGCTCGAGCTTTTTGACCTGCTCGGCCACGTTCAGGTCGATCGCGATTGAATCGAGCTTGTCGCCGCCCTTCTTACGCGCTTGATCGACCGCGGGGCAGATGTTGGCGAAGATCTCCGGCAATCCCGCCGCAGGCTTGCCTACGCACTCGCTGAGCGCGCCCTTGACCGCTCCGCAACTCTCGTGGCCGAGCACCATGATGAGATCGGTGCCTAGATGGCTTACCGCATAGTCGATACTTTCGAGGCCGGCGCGCGTAACCGTGTTGCCGGCCACGCGCACGACGAACAGGTCGCCCAGCCCCTGGTCGAAGATTAGCTCCGGCGGCACGCGCGAGTCCGAACATGACAGGATGGCGGCGAACGGCGCCTGGCCGCCGACGAGTTCGGAGCGCCGCTTGGCGTGAAGGTGCGGATGGCCGCTTGCGTCGTGCTGGAAGCGCTGGTTGCCTTCTATCAGCCGGGCAAGAGCCTGGTCGGGAGTCATCGTTGGGGCCGCCTTTTCAGCCGCGGCGAAGACCGCGGAGAGATGCGCCGTTGCGAAGATCGAGAGCGCGGCCGCGATGACCGCAAGCCCAAGGCGCGTAGTGGCGATTGTGACCGTCCTGCTGATCGTAGGCATCGCGATTCCCTTTCTTTTTGCGCTCGTGCGCGCGCATGAAGACGGGTTCTTCCGGGCGCATAAAAAACCGATCCTTCGAGCCAAGGGCGTCGGCAGTTTAGCATCATCGTTGACGAAATGAAGCGCTCGGGCCCCGCGCATTGACAGCGGCGTAGCGCTCGGCAACTAAGTAGATATGCGGCGCTTGGGGATTCTTGTTTCGACGGGCGTAGCGATCGCGCTTGGCGCGGTCGGATGCATGTCCGACGCGATCAAGCAGAACCAGCAGCAACTCGATCAGCAAAAGGCCGAGCTGGATCAGCTAAAGCAGCAGATCGCCGAGCTCAAGGCCGCTCAGCAGCCGCCCTATCCAACCACCGCGCCCGCGCCGGGCTCGTGCGACAAGGGTGTGACGCAGGCGGCGACGAAGCGCGGCGGCGACCGCTTCGCGGCAGGCGACTTCAGCAAGGCGCTCGGCTACTATCAGGACGCCGTCACCGCATGTCCGACCAGCGCGCAGGCCCAGCTCAACGTGGCGCGCGCTTACGAGGCGCTGGGTAATCGCGACCAGGCGATGGATTACTACCGGCGCGCGATAAACGCCGCCCCGTCGGACCATGACGCCGGCCCGGCAGTCGCCGAGCAGGCGCAACAGGCGCTGTCGCGGCTGGCCGCAAGGTAGTGCCGTCGGGACCGAGGCGGCCCGGGCGATCGAAACTCGTGAGGCTCGCGTGCGAGGAGGGAGACTCCGTTGAAAGACCCATTCAGCGTCGAAGGCAAGGTCACAATCGTAACTGGCGGCGGCACCGGAATCGGCGCCGTGATCGCGCGCGAGTTCGCGCTCCGCGGCGCTCCGGTGCTTGTCGCCAGCCGCAACGCCGGCCATCTCGAGCCCGTGCGCGACGCGATCCGCAAGGCCGGCGGCCAGTGCGAGATGGCGGTGTGCGACGTGCGCAACGCGGAGTCGTGCGACGCGCTGGTGGCCGAGGCGGTCAGGCATTTCGGCCGCCTCGACGTGATGATCAACAACCACGGCGCGAGCATCGCCGCGCCGAGCCTCAAGC harbors:
- a CDS encoding single-stranded DNA-binding protein codes for the protein MSVNKVILLGNLGRDPEVRYLPSGQPVANFSVATSERFKGRDGTNKESTEWHNVVVYGKQAELCSQYLKKGRQVYIEGRLTTRQWEAKDGSGKRNRTEVVAQRVQFLGGRGEGAGPRSGAMDEPEDFTTEMPPAGPDDDDIPF
- a CDS encoding ribonuclease J — protein: MTSSSVRIVPLGGLGEIGLNLTVIECAGRAIIIDAGVMFPEERALGLGVLAPDLAYLEQSHLEILGVVLTHAHEDHVGALPHLLRRFKMRVYGTEVTLAFARRRLDQDGLVGARMNTIAPRRRFELGPFGVEPIRVTHSTPDSVALAIATPAGLIVHSGDFKIDPAPIDGELFDRERFAELGVEGVALLMSDSTNVERTGRSGAESSIKPVLRDLASRSRGKFFLSVFSSHLHRIRQLTEVSREMGRRVVPLGRRMAESVRLGLELGQLPFGPGTYIDPAEAEFLEARKLTFLASGSQGEPLSALVRIAADAHPRVRVEPGDTVVLSSRFIPGNERTINTLVNRLYKRGAEVFYESVAPVHVSGHASQDELSELIALTKPKFFMPIHGEYRHLRRHVALAAAAGIPEANCFLLEDGEPLTLAAGPTAARARAVEAGRVLIEDGEFGDPALLSERRTLGRDGTVFAVVAVSSKTGEIVAGPEIVSRGLLIGDGTSAHMRRARSQLAERLNRVEGPFTVEGAMLRTEIVHTLRNYFSHALGKRPLIVPHIMEV
- a CDS encoding DNA translocase FtsK 4TM domain-containing protein, which encodes MPAPSPQSRVARELAALALLALAVFGVLSLVSAAAGRNPNLCGILGGAAAAAASGALGLQAYVLALLVAVLAIRVWSGASARTLMRESLGGAVLLVALGAGAGLFAGGGAQSAAGEAGGAIGGALASALGSYLNLGGGYICVMLAVIAALVMMLRRSPTELMAGLASSVRVRRREPRNLALDDGDGDWSSGDADFPIGSTKGEADRAQAGGPPSADARPLKVRRLETVELRGRDARPMRAGRKGGYELPALSLLDMPPAEHAQVDESALERSARVLEQKLADFGVEGRVVEVQPGPVVTMYKFEPGSGIKVSQIVNLADDLSMALRAATVRIQAPVPGEAVVGIEVPNRKREKVYLREIMEAEEFAAARSQLTIALGKDISGRPMAADLATMPHLLIAGATGTGKSVSIHTMIASILFNATADDVRFILIDPKMLELSVYENIPHLLVPVVVDPEKAAAALLWATQEMETRYRMMREMGVRNIDGYNRALGAAGKVVELKPVNQVEEGAGRARSSEDGEPIKHRRLPKIVIVIDELADLLLSEGKTVERDITRLAQKARASGIHLILATQRPSVDVLTGLIKANLPARISLQVTSRVDSRTILDSIGAERLLGAGDMLFMPPGSAKLRRLHGPFVSETEIRRVVDFLRAQGAPDYQMEILETKVASEDGLEGGGFEADDLYDEAVRIVLETNQASVSMIQRRLRIGYNRAARMVEQMEREGLVTPGDGMRPREVRSRNVN
- a CDS encoding outer-membrane lipoprotein carrier protein LolA — encoded protein: MAEARCTTIAASASVDSSPSLDTALTRLQQRYDCSRSLQADFDETLSSPGGMKRTRKGTVYFRKVGLMRWAFAAPSEGTVVSDGATIYDYEKDLNQVVELPVNKALKSSATAFLLGLGNIRRDFKVSMPPASSSDGLVHLVLVPKSGGDRMELGLDPKSYNIVKLRLTNQVGGVTELKFSDIRTNLALDDSLFVFTVPEGADVVRPQKN
- the rimO gene encoding 30S ribosomal protein S12 methylthiotransferase RimO — protein: MESVHLISLGCPKNTADSELMLGALVRAGFDVTMDPEQAQVLLVNTCAFIEPAKKESIDAILAAAEVKKNGSGKRLVVAGCLSQRYGNELREQFPEVDIFVGTGNFLDLPELLRRGERPELRPIPYAGAAHLLPSAAAPRVSTGEPFSAYLKVSEGCDHRCAFCIIPKIRGRHESRPLDDLVEEAKRLADSGVREINLIAQDLTAYGRDLNPRASLAQLLRRLAPIDGIRWIRLLYCYPNFVTDELLTAIADIDKVVKYIDMPLQHADGAILRAMKRERSADALRALLERVRETVSGVALRTSFIVGFPGETEAAFANLVDFVREQRFDRVGVFTYSREENTAAYEFADQVPERVKRRRRAELMEAAAEISLAKNRSLVGNEIEVMVEGTAPGSAVRLRARTAAQAPEIDGMVLLSGEAEPGEIVRARIERATTYDLHGRITGAPAQR
- a CDS encoding TraR/DksA family transcriptional regulator, which codes for MPKKAAATSRKKFLAKMREQLSEMKAKLLSELDSDLRAEREGNKDEGMDTYDLASEERDREINFILSDRERVKIKQIDDALGRLDDSTYGVCESCGLEIAEERLLALPFTRLCRDCQQEQEKEAKSQRRFDDERNTYRKLGSTDADEETP
- a CDS encoding P-loop NTPase, whose amino-acid sequence is MASASLGTGLENGAAPILKPAEVRAVVAVASARGGVGKSGVSVNIAAALAMAGRKVALIDADLNSPNLLAMLGLKPLRRFAPGEAIDPAAGPLGIRVVASSQLADGEPVAFSFVEGEEGPAPAAVQNGAGSLEIDSRGALRRLIEARFGPLDLMLIDLASGLAPLHSLAEVVELSGVLMVTRPSEACLRATHDALKTLLRDKIPVLGLVENMLGFNCDSCHTVRPLFPQGNSAGLAQAVGTPILGRLPFDPRLADCAERGVLFLREHPDAPLTKQFATMATNLEQAIARRAAAKAEPQPLATEDPA
- a CDS encoding aminoglycoside phosphotransferase family protein — its product is MSDPEHTHMTGMSKPAGVRFRARGRLAVHTIWDHITRPIAKAIDDVPWCAEAISPEWLTAVLCGGVEGARVVSVEVCGGDQGSSVRRRLKAEYNDAGKAARLPENLFCKTTPTVLTRLATGLSAAGEGRFYRQIRPELNIEAPRCYHSAWDRSSGRSVHLFDDLIANKAAQFCKWHTPISRQQAEQIMDTLATVHGRYYDSARFGSDLKWLLTYEDFFHAGERVGLADCHEQAMIKAEAVIPPDLSRRRAEIWPLATRALELHAKAPRTLIHSDVHLGNWYVTGEGRMGLCDWQCLGKGHWSRDVSYALSTTIAIADRRAWERDLLARYLERMREGCGLRVTFEEAWDFYRQQIVLALMMWTPTLVHTRTTPDMQPEEMSLEMIKRMTAAMSDLESLDSFV
- a CDS encoding carbonic anhydrase, with the protein product MPTISRTVTIATTRLGLAVIAAALSIFATAHLSAVFAAAEKAAPTMTPDQALARLIEGNQRFQHDASGHPHLHAKRRSELVGGQAPFAAILSCSDSRVPPELIFDQGLGDLFVVRVAGNTVTRAGLESIDYAVSHLGTDLIMVLGHESCGAVKGALSECVGKPAAGLPEIFANICPAVDQARKKGGDKLDSIAIDLNVAEQVKKLERAPEFKQRVADGSLKIVGARYNLESGKVELVGSGE